A window of Rhododendron vialii isolate Sample 1 chromosome 13a, ASM3025357v1 contains these coding sequences:
- the LOC131313866 gene encoding uncharacterized protein LOC131313866: MGKVFWERCIYGVVIRDANGMFMAAASRCLSWCKSPELAEAMAVRRGVQVGLQLGLNAVMVESDSKAVIDMINGHTVVSQSVNSTIHDVKVLSNDFQSCMFLFARRSSNSVAHTLASKGLGGLDCSLWTESPHVWLLDSLSRDGDSS; the protein is encoded by the coding sequence ATGGGCAAAGTTTTCTGGGAAAGGTGCATATACGGTGTGGTTATCAGAGATGCAAATGGAATGTTCATGGCTGCTGCATCTAGATGCTTGTCTTGGTGTAAAAGCCCAGAACTCGCAGAGGCCATGGCGGTTCGTCGTGGAGTCCAAGTGGGGCTTCAACTAGGACTAAATGCAGTCATGGTGGAAAGTGATTCTAAGGCAGTCATTGACATGATAAATGGGCATACAGTAGTCAGCCAAAGCGTGAATTCTACCATCCATGATGTTAAGGTTTTGAGCAATGATTTTCAAAGttgtatgtttttgtttgctCGCCGATCTTCTAATTCGGTTGCGCATACTTTGGCTAGTAAAGGTTTAGGTGGGTTGGATTGTAGTCTTTGGACTGAATCCCCTCATGTTTGGCTTCTTGATTCCTTGTCTAGGGATGGAGATTCCTCATGA